The sequence GTGTGCCTACTACTACGTATTACGTCCAATAGAAAGCCACTTACATGAGGGTCTGCATGGTCAGTAGCAATCTTATGGAGGTCCAGCAGGGCCTGGTTTACACTCTTCTCTAGTGTCAAGGCATACTCCATAGCACTGGTGCCATTCACCCATTCATCAGCCTCAGGTTTCTGTAATAAGGAACAAGTACAGAATATTACAGCGGTAACAGGTGCAATACAGGTCATTCCAACACATTGGCATTAGTTGGCGGTAAGTGCCTCCTTGGTATATCAGACATTAGTCCATTGCCCCTGTATAAGTCTACAAGCCCCACAGCAGAAGTTGTTACCTTGATATCCTGAAGGACGATCCGGCCTCCACGCTTGTTCTGGAACTTCAGAAACTTCTCAGCCTGTTCTCTCTTCTCCTCAGACTGTTCGCGGAAGAACTTGGAGAATTTGGCCAGTGCCACGTCATCCCGGTCAAAGTAGAATCCCTgcgatgaagaaaaaaaaaaaaaaaaaaaaagtcttgttgGGTAAAAGAACCAGCAACAGGCAGACACGACTTGAGCTCTTAtaatggagcccatctcctgcaatgaGTCAGATGGGATGGCGTGTTGGGGAGTGAATTGCGCGGTTCTCCTGCCTGTATCTAGGGAATGGTGGTCTTCACAGTGAGACTCTGGACACAGGACTCCCAGGCTCTCTAGGTGTTTGGGTGGGGAGCAGGACTAACTGTTTTGGCAGCAGAACATTCTGCACTATGGCATTGCAGCATAGTAatgcataattaaaaaaaatatataaataatttatacACTAAGgcagacatttatcaaacatggtgtaaagtgaaactggctcagttgcccctagcaaccaatcagattccacctt is a genomic window of Dendropsophus ebraccatus isolate aDenEbr1 chromosome 12, aDenEbr1.pat, whole genome shotgun sequence containing:
- the LOC138768918 gene encoding ferritin light chain, oocyte isoform-like, whose amino-acid sequence is MSSQIRQNYHQNSEAGVNRIVNLELQASYVYLSVGFYFDRDDVALAKFSKFFREQSEEKREQAEKFLKFQNKRGGRIVLQDIKKPEADEWVNGTSAMEYALTLEKSVNQALLDLHKIATDHADPHMCDFLEREYLGEEVELIKKLGDHITNLKRVKAAEVGMGEYLFDKLTLGDSD